The following are from one region of the Syngnathus acus chromosome 19, fSynAcu1.2, whole genome shotgun sequence genome:
- the LOC119138734 gene encoding ectonucleotide pyrophosphatase/phosphodiesterase family member 7-like, protein MCRPNIIMHLLCTVVFGLIVGTPSGAAPLGVFLSGLQSPLSGSSRNKLLLISFDGFRWDYDRDVDTPNLDQMAKDGVRAEYVTPPFLTITSPTHFTLLTGRYIENHGVIHNMWFNTTTQEKKQYYMTQFVDSYWDNGSLPIWITAQRQGLKAGSFHFPGTAATYKGELVKVKEVEPRFYDYSNETEWRQNIDKVIGEWFHQQDLDFVSLYFGEPDKVGHKYGPNSPERKEMVQQVDRTVGYIRDKIQQHGLTERLNIIITADHGMTTVLRGEQVQEIILSKIPGFSFRDIKFHLVDYGPAGMLLPKEGKLEKVYQALKGGHPRLHVYKKEEMPERLHYSNHPRLLPIILFADPGYVINGLFPVQFHKGEHGFDNQVLDMKPFFRAVGPDFKDNLVVGPFETVNVYPLMCHLLGIKPEVNDGHLMNTKPMLKKTEEHNGQKRTTWSQIVTGLSAATGFLALVFVAVTSRTLYKRNSARKSSKQRMAADEEEDSKQTSF, encoded by the exons ATGTGCAGGCCTAACATCATCATGCATTTGCTGTGCACGGTTGTCTTCGGACTGATTGTCGGCACCCCTTCTGGCGCAGCCCCGCTAGGGGTTTTTCTTTCCGGGCTGCAGTCTCCCCTCAGTGGATCAAGCAGGAACAAGCTACTACTCATCTCTTTCGATGGCTTCCGCTGGGATTACGACCGAGACGTGGACACTCCGAATCTGGATCAAATGGCCAAGGATGGCGTAAGAGCAGAGTATGTCACACCACCGTTTCTCACCATCACCAGCCCCACACACTTCACCCTGCTTACAG GTCGTTATATCGAAAATCATGGAGTGATCCACAACATGTGGTTCAACACGACCACTCAGGAGAAGAAGCAGTACTACATGACACAGTTTGTTGATTCCTATTGGGACAATGGTAGCTTGCCCATCTGGATAACAGCACAGAGACAG GGACTGAAAGCTGGCTCATTCCATTTTCCCGGCACAGCTGCAACGTACAAAGGAGAACTTGTGAAGGTGAAAGAAGTGGAACCTCGTTTCTATGACTATTCAAACGAGACCGAATGGAGGCAGAACATCGACAAGGTGATCGGAGAGTGGTTCCACCAACAGGATCTGGACTTTGTCTCTTTGTATTTTGGGGAACCAGACAAGGTTGGCCACAAATATGGACCGAATTCCCCAGAACGGAAGGAAATGGTCCAACAAGTGGATCGTACTGTGGGCTACATCCGGGACAAGATCCAGCAGCACGGTTTAACCGAGCGACTCAACATCATCATTACTgctgatcacgggatgaccaCAGTCTTGCGGGGTGAGCAAGTTCAGGAGATCATCCTGTCCAAGATCCCGGGCTTTAGCTTCAGAGATATCAAATTCCATCTTGTGGATTATGGCCCTGCTGGAATGTTGCTTCCTAAAGAAGGGAAGCTGGAGAAGGTTTACCAGGCTCTAAAGGGAGGTCACCCTCGTCTTCACGTGTATAAGAAAGAGGAAATGCCAGAAAGGTTGCATTACAGTAATCACCCTCGACTACTTCCCATCATCCTTTTTGCCGATCCTGGATATGTCATCAATGGG CTTTTTCCTGTGCAGTTTCACAAAGGAGAGCACGGCTTTGACAATCAAGTTCTGGACATGAAGCCTTTCTTTAGGGCAGTGGGGCCTGATTTCAAGGACAACCTGGTGGTTGGACCCTTCGAGACGGTCAATGTGTACCCACTCATGTGTCATCTGCTGGGAATAAAGCCAGAGGTCAATGATGGGCATCTAATGAATACCAAGCCTATGCTGAAAAAGACAGAAGAGCACAACG gtCAAAAACGCACTACTTGGTCACAAATTGTCACTGGCTTATCAGCGGCCACTGGGTTTCTGGCATTGGTGTTTGTCGCAGTTACCTCCCGCACCTTGTATAAAAGGAACTCGGCAAGAAAGAG TTCCAAACAGAGGATGGCTGctgatgaggaggaagacagcAAGCAAACGAGTTTTTGA
- the LOC119138625 gene encoding ectonucleotide pyrophosphatase/phosphodiesterase family member 7-like: MSNVVRLSVCFVFCCVFCPPCTSAPVRRDSLSGGKKLLLISFDGFRWDYDRDVETPKLDQMAKDGVKALYVTPPFLTITSPAHFSLLTGNYVENHGVIHNIWFNTSTQEKKQYHAAQFVDSYWDNGSLPIWITAQRQGLKTGSLHFPGTAASYKGQRVNVRQIEPAIYDHGNETEWRLNIDKVIGDWFRRQDLDFVSLYFGEPDLVGHKFGPESPELRETVQQVDRTVGYIRDKIHQHGLTERLNVIITADHGMANILPDKQIQRIVLSKIPGFSFQDIQFQLLDYGPGGMLLPKKGRLETVYRALKGGHPHLHVYKKEEVPARLHYGSHPRLLPIFLMSDPGYVISGFLPVQFNKGDHGFDNEAMDMKAFFRAVGPDFQKNLVVRPFDLVNVYPLMCHLLGIQPERNDGHLDKTKHMLISNDNTGSADTQMEVLIGLASAIGLLALVFIVMISYNMCKRT, translated from the exons atgtcaaatgtagtCAGATTGTCCGTCTGCTTTGTCTTCTGCTGTGTTTTTTGCCCACCTTGCACTTCAGCCCCAGTGCGGCGGGACTCGCTTTCGGGTGGGAAGAAGCTGCTGCTCATCTCCTTCGATGGCTTCCGCTGGGATTATGACAGAGACGTTGAAACTCCTAAACTGGATCAAATGGCCAAAGATGGCGTCAAGGCGCTTTATGTCACGCCACCTTTCCTTACTATCACGAGCCCTGCTCACTTCTCGCTTCTTACAG GAAATTACGTGGAGAACCACGGAGTCATCCACAACATTTGGTTCAACACGAGCACTCAGGAGAAGAAGCAATACCACGCAGCTCAGTTTGTTGATTCTTACTGGGACAATGGCAGCTTACCCATCTGGATAACAGCACAGAGACAG GGACTAAAAACGGGCTCTCTGCATTTCCCCGGCACGGCCGCAAGCTACAAAGGACAACGTGTCAACGTGAGGCAAATCGAGCCCGCTATCTATGACCACGGAAACGAAACCGAATGGAGGCTAAATATCGACAAAGTGATTGGAGACTGGTTCCGCCGGCAAGATCTGGACTTTGTCTCCTTGTATTTTGGGGAGCCAGATTTGGTCGGACACAAATTTGGACCAGAGTCACCGGAACTTCGGGAGACGGTGCAGCAAGTGGATCGTACCGTGGGCTACATCCGGGATAAGATCCACCAGCACGGTCTAACGGAGCGACTCAACGTTATCATCACGGCTGACCACGGCATGGCCAACATCCTGCCAGATAAACAAATCCAGAGGATCGTCTTGTCGAAGATCCCGGGCTTCAGCTTCCAGGATATCCAATTCCAACTCCTGGATTACGGTCCTGGGGGTATGCTGCTTCCCAAAAAAGGTCGATTAGAGACAGTCTATCGGGCTCTGAAAGGAGGCCACCCTCATCTTCATGTATATAAAAAGGAAGAAGTGCCGGCTAGACTGCATTACGGCTCACATCCGCGACTCCTTCCCATCTTCCTCATGTCTGACCCCGGTTATGTCATAAGTGGG TTCTTACCAGTGCAGTTCAACAAAGGAGATCATGGTTTTGATAATGAAGCCATGGATATGAAAGCCTTTTTCAGGGCCGTGGGGCctgattttcaaaaaaacCTGGTTGTCCGTCCCTTTGACCTGGTTAACGTGTACCCACTCATGTGCCATCTGCTCGGAATTCAACCGGAGCGCAACGATGGACActtggacaaaaccaaacATATGTTGATCTCCAATGACAACACAGGAAGTG CTGACACCCAAATGGAGGTGCTGATTGGCTTGGCATCGGCGATTGGGCTACTCGCCCTTGTGTTTATCGTCATGATTTCCTACAACATGTGCAAAAGGAcctga
- the LOC119138735 gene encoding sulfotransferase 2B1-like — MLPPLDVRLQEKSIRGPDSGLAKTAAAEIFFFFLQFVHFSTMTEADLYMVYKGVLLPTLIHPPQSLKRFETFTFRPDDVVIVTYPKSGTTWMQEIIPLIMSGGDPASVETLHNWDRVPWLEEARTCSLNLDDRPSPRMFTTHFLPHMMPPSFFQVKPKVIYVMRNPKDVFTSSFHYCSMASFLVDPGPQSEFLQRFLKGEGDSSATYIWLDHVKSWLEYKERIFYICYEEMIKDLKDSVARLALFLEKTLDDDVIEKIAERCVFKNMKKNNMSNYSAVPNEIMDTTKSQFLRKGIAGDWKNQLTAVEVQNFDAVYRESMKNVDYEFAWD, encoded by the exons ATGTTGCCTCCCCTTGACGTGCGTCTGCAAGAGAAGTCAATCCGGGGCCCGGATTCCGGGCTGGCCAAAACGGCAGCTGCTgagattttcttcttcttcttgcaaTTTGTGCACTTTTCCACAATGACCGAGGCAGACCTGTACATGGTGTACAAAGGGGTATTGCTCCCCACTCTTATACACCCTCCGCAGAGTTTAAAGCGGTTCGAGACATTCACGTTCCGTCCAGATGACGTTGTCATTGTGACGTACCCCAAGTCAG GTACAACTTGGATGCAAGAAATCATCCCCCTGATCATGAGCGGTGGAGATCCTGCTTCAGTGGAGACCCTGCACAACTGGGATCGTGTACCCTGGCTGGAGGAGGCTCGCACTTGCAGCCTCAATCTTGATGACAGGCCATCACCACGCATGTTCACCACCCATTTCCTTCCCCATATGATGCCACCATCCTTCTTTCAAGTTAAGCCCAAG GTCATTTATGTCATGAGGAACCCCAAAGATGTTTTCACATCATCCTTCCATTATTGTTCCATGGCCTCCTTCCTGGTTGACCCTGGACCACAGAGCGAGTTTCTCCAAAGGTTCCTCAAAGGGGAAGGTGATTCATCTGCAAC TTATATTTGGCTCGATCACGTAAAGAGCTGGCTTGAATATAAAGAGCGAATATTTTACATCTGCTATGAAGAAATGATaaag GATCTTAAAGACTCTGTGGCCAGACTCGCTCTGTTCCTGGAGAAAACCTTGGACGATGATGTGATTGAAAAGATAGCAGAGCGATGTGTGTTCAAGAACATGAAAAAGAATAACATGTCCAACTACTCTGCAGTTCCCAATGAAATCATGGACACCACAAAGTCACAATTTCTCAGGAAAG GAATAGCTGGAGATTGGAAAAACCAACTGACAGCAGTGGAAGTGCAAAACTTCGATGCTGTTTACAGAGAGAGCATGAAAAATGTTGATTATGAATTTGCGTGGGATTAA